From a single Collimonas pratensis genomic region:
- a CDS encoding pseudouridine synthase: MTEPLRLSKRMSELGLCSRREADEWIARGWVRVDGIVVSELGSKVLPSQRISVERQAAAEQSKRVTILINKPVGFVSGQAEDGYQPAVALIKEANRWSEDRSPTLFHPTQLRSLVPAGRLDIDSVGLLVLTQDGRIAKHLIGEETSVDKEYLVRVRYTKGDKLPDAELRRLNHGLTLDGKKLKPAIVKWQNEDQLSFTLREGKKRQIRRMCDMVGLKVLGLKRVRIGGVKLGNLPEGQWRYLGADEQF; the protein is encoded by the coding sequence ATGACTGAACCACTACGCCTTTCCAAACGCATGTCAGAACTCGGGCTATGCTCGCGCCGCGAGGCCGACGAATGGATCGCGCGCGGCTGGGTGCGGGTCGACGGCATCGTCGTCTCGGAACTCGGCAGCAAGGTGCTGCCGAGCCAGCGCATCAGCGTCGAACGCCAGGCCGCGGCCGAACAATCGAAACGCGTCACCATCCTGATCAACAAGCCGGTCGGCTTCGTCAGCGGCCAGGCCGAAGACGGCTACCAGCCGGCAGTGGCGCTGATCAAGGAAGCCAACCGCTGGAGCGAAGACCGCTCGCCCACCCTGTTCCACCCGACCCAGCTACGCAGCCTGGTCCCCGCCGGCCGCCTCGACATCGACTCGGTCGGCCTGCTGGTGCTGACCCAGGACGGCCGCATCGCCAAACACCTGATCGGCGAAGAAACCAGCGTCGACAAGGAATACCTGGTGCGGGTGCGCTATACCAAAGGCGACAAGCTGCCCGACGCCGAACTGCGCCGCCTCAACCACGGCCTGACGCTGGACGGCAAGAAGCTGAAGCCGGCCATCGTCAAATGGCAGAACGAAGATCAGCTGAGCTTTACCCTGCGCGAAGGCAAGAAGCGCCAGATCCGCCGCATGTGCGACATGGTCGGCTTGAAGGTGCTGGGCTTGAAACGGGTGCGGATTGGCGGCGTGAAGCTGGGGAATCTGCCTGAGGGGCAATGGCGGTATCTGGGGGCGGACGAACAGTTCTAG
- a CDS encoding phosphatidate cytidylyltransferase: MLRTRVITALLLLAVLLPILYFNYYPAFALVSTLFFGAAIWESARIFGASAKAALAWGLAALLLFGAVLYAGAGPDIRLLFTLCVAIWCFRFVPALGFGLPPLASLANRLIAATYAIAIFGCFLAIVVLFHHSPLYLLSVLVIVWAADIGAYFSGKAFGKHKLAPSISPGKSWEGAVGGWILVLLMALGFSFTPALADTFPMRLLATWGWAGLLAAMTVLVAASVAGDLFESMLKRRAGIKDSSNLLPGHGGVLDRVDALIPVLPLAALLSFWF; encoded by the coding sequence ATGCTAAGAACACGTGTCATCACGGCGTTATTGTTGTTGGCGGTGCTGCTGCCAATCTTGTATTTCAATTATTACCCTGCATTTGCCTTGGTCTCGACGCTCTTTTTCGGCGCCGCGATCTGGGAAAGCGCTCGCATATTCGGCGCCTCGGCCAAGGCCGCGCTGGCCTGGGGGCTGGCGGCGCTGCTCCTGTTCGGCGCTGTGCTGTACGCTGGCGCCGGTCCCGATATCCGCTTGCTGTTTACGCTGTGTGTGGCAATCTGGTGCTTTCGTTTCGTGCCGGCCCTGGGGTTCGGCCTGCCGCCCTTGGCCAGCCTGGCTAACCGGCTGATTGCGGCGACTTACGCCATCGCCATATTTGGCTGTTTCCTCGCCATTGTCGTATTGTTCCATCATTCGCCGCTGTACCTGCTGTCGGTGCTGGTGATTGTCTGGGCGGCTGACATCGGCGCTTATTTTTCCGGCAAGGCTTTCGGCAAGCATAAGCTGGCGCCGTCCATCTCCCCCGGCAAGTCCTGGGAAGGCGCCGTCGGCGGCTGGATCCTGGTGCTGCTCATGGCACTCGGTTTCAGCTTCACGCCGGCGCTGGCGGACACCTTCCCGATGCGGCTGCTGGCGACCTGGGGCTGGGCCGGACTGCTGGCAGCGATGACCGTACTGGTGGCCGCCAGCGTTGCCGGCGACTTGTTCGAATCCATGCTCAAGCGCCGTGCCGGCATCAAGGACAGCAGCAATCTGCTGCCCGGCCATGGCGGCGTGCTGGATCGCGTCGATGCACTGATTCCGGTGCTGCCGCTGGCAGCCTTGTTGAGTTTCTGGTTCTAG
- a CDS encoding DUF1854 domain-containing protein, whose translation MTTHDFKLSHNAFGRLVYTAANGEVHEGVVPVRAFPIGAPDDGLSLVSADGHELSWISRLSDLPDATRVIVEKELASREFMPEIKRIQRVSSYTAPSIWYVETNRGDASFTLKGEEDIRRIVATSLLIADSHGVQFLIRDTQALDKASRKILDRFL comes from the coding sequence ATGACGACACATGATTTCAAACTGAGCCACAATGCTTTTGGCCGCCTGGTCTACACCGCCGCCAATGGCGAAGTGCACGAAGGCGTGGTGCCGGTGCGTGCTTTCCCGATAGGCGCGCCGGACGACGGCCTGTCGCTGGTCAGCGCCGATGGCCACGAACTGTCCTGGATCAGCCGTTTGTCCGACCTGCCGGACGCGACCCGCGTGATCGTCGAAAAAGAACTGGCTAGCCGCGAGTTCATGCCGGAAATCAAGCGCATCCAGAGGGTCTCCAGCTATACCGCGCCCAGTATCTGGTATGTGGAAACCAATCGCGGCGATGCTTCTTTCACGCTCAAGGGCGAGGAAGATATCCGCCGTATCGTGGCGACCAGCCTGCTGATCGCAGATAGTCATGGCGTGCAGTTCCTGATCCGCGATACGCAGGCGCTGGACAAGGCTAGCCGCAAGATTCTGGATCGGTTCTTGTAA
- a CDS encoding [protein-PII] uridylyltransferase, giving the protein MTTLAATLKQQLRTERQVIISAFLVEGKPGELLTALRRSVDLALTQAWKMLGMPASAALVAVGGYGRGELFPHSDVDVLILLGAAPDAELKPRLEQLVQLFWDIGLEIGHSIRTVDECLSESAADITVQTSLLEARLVTGNHALFHQLQERCNAAMDPCAFFQEKILEMRQRHVKYEDTPYSLEPNCKESPGGLRDLQVILWVAKAAGLGESWPKLAKHGLITAAEARQLSRQERAFKDIRIRLHIYTNRREDRLVFDVQTPIAEALGFQTTETRRASEYLMQRYYWAAKAVTQLNTILLQNIEVQLFPQPMVPQRINDRFNHLNRLIDIAHDDLFKTTPSAMLELFLLLAQHSELRDMTARTRRALWHARVKIDNAFRRDPVNRSLFIQIIQAPQGITHALRGMNQTSILGRYLPNFRRIVGQMQHDLFHVYTVDQHILMVVRNVRRFTMSEHAHEYPFCSQLIANFPRPWLLYVAALFHDIAKGRGGDHSKLGMTDALHFCQHHGLAPQDTALVVFLVEHHLTMSQVAQKQDLSDPDVILHFAGTVKDERHLTALYLLTVADIRGTSPKVWNAWKGKLLEDLYRMTLRVLGGETPSADRELKNRQEEALKTLRLYGLPQDAHEALWQQLDVAYFLRHDASDIAWQTRSFYNQIDSPAPIVKCRLAPIGEGLQVAVYTKDRSDLFIRICSYFDSKNFSILDAKIQTTRHGYALDSFLISAPLFAKHYRDIINLIEHELTALLQTDSALPAASRGRLSRLSRTFPLTPTVDLRPDDRGQYYLLSITANDRTGLLFSVASVLAKHKINLHTAKIMTLGERVEDVFLVDGNALNHARMQIQLETDLLDALHI; this is encoded by the coding sequence ATGACAACACTTGCCGCGACCCTGAAACAACAGCTTAGAACCGAGCGGCAAGTCATCATCTCTGCCTTCCTGGTAGAGGGCAAACCCGGCGAACTGCTGACGGCGCTGCGGCGCAGCGTCGACCTCGCCCTCACCCAGGCCTGGAAAATGCTCGGCATGCCGGCATCGGCAGCGCTGGTGGCGGTCGGCGGCTACGGCCGCGGCGAACTGTTCCCGCACTCCGACGTCGACGTGCTGATCCTGCTCGGCGCGGCCCCCGACGCCGAACTGAAACCGCGACTGGAACAGCTGGTCCAGCTGTTCTGGGACATCGGCCTGGAGATCGGCCACAGCATCCGCACCGTCGACGAATGCCTGAGCGAATCAGCCGCCGATATCACAGTGCAAACCAGTCTGCTGGAAGCGCGCCTGGTGACCGGTAACCACGCTTTGTTCCACCAGTTGCAGGAACGCTGCAACGCGGCGATGGACCCTTGCGCCTTTTTCCAGGAAAAAATCCTGGAAATGCGCCAGCGCCACGTCAAATATGAAGACACGCCCTACAGCCTGGAGCCGAACTGCAAGGAAAGCCCGGGCGGCCTGCGCGACCTGCAAGTGATCCTGTGGGTGGCCAAAGCCGCCGGGCTCGGCGAGTCCTGGCCGAAGCTGGCCAAGCACGGCCTGATCACGGCGGCGGAAGCACGCCAGCTGTCGCGCCAGGAGCGCGCCTTCAAGGATATCCGCATCCGCCTGCACATCTACACCAACCGGCGCGAAGACCGCCTGGTGTTCGACGTGCAGACGCCGATCGCCGAAGCGCTCGGCTTCCAGACCACCGAAACGCGGCGCGCCAGCGAATACCTGATGCAGCGTTATTATTGGGCTGCGAAGGCAGTGACCCAGCTCAACACCATCCTGCTGCAGAACATCGAAGTGCAGCTGTTCCCGCAGCCGATGGTGCCGCAGCGTATCAACGATCGCTTCAACCACCTGAACCGCCTGATCGACATCGCCCACGACGACCTGTTCAAGACCACGCCGTCGGCCATGCTGGAACTGTTCCTGCTGCTGGCCCAGCACAGCGAACTGCGCGACATGACCGCGCGCACCCGGCGCGCCCTGTGGCATGCGCGCGTCAAGATCGACAACGCCTTCCGCCGCGACCCGGTCAACCGTTCGCTGTTCATCCAGATCATCCAGGCGCCGCAAGGGATCACGCATGCGCTGCGCGGCATGAACCAGACCAGCATCCTGGGCCGCTATCTGCCGAACTTCCGCCGCATCGTCGGCCAGATGCAACACGACCTTTTCCACGTCTACACGGTCGACCAGCACATCCTGATGGTGGTGCGCAACGTGCGCCGTTTCACCATGAGCGAACACGCCCACGAGTATCCGTTCTGCAGCCAGCTGATCGCCAATTTTCCACGGCCGTGGCTGCTGTATGTGGCAGCCCTGTTCCACGATATCGCTAAAGGCCGCGGCGGCGACCACTCCAAGCTGGGCATGACCGACGCCCTGCATTTCTGCCAGCATCATGGCCTGGCGCCGCAGGACACCGCGCTGGTGGTGTTCCTGGTCGAGCACCACCTGACCATGTCGCAAGTGGCGCAAAAACAGGATTTATCCGATCCGGATGTAATCCTTCACTTCGCCGGCACGGTCAAGGACGAACGTCACCTGACAGCTCTCTATCTGCTGACAGTGGCCGACATCCGCGGCACCAGCCCGAAAGTGTGGAACGCCTGGAAAGGCAAGCTGCTGGAAGACCTGTACCGCATGACTCTGCGCGTGCTGGGCGGCGAAACGCCGTCGGCCGACCGCGAGCTGAAGAACCGCCAGGAAGAAGCGCTGAAAACCCTCCGTCTGTACGGCTTGCCGCAAGACGCCCATGAAGCCCTGTGGCAGCAGCTCGACGTCGCCTATTTTCTGCGCCACGACGCTTCCGACATCGCCTGGCAAACCCGCTCCTTCTATAACCAGATCGACAGCCCGGCGCCGATCGTCAAATGCCGCCTGGCGCCGATCGGCGAAGGCTTGCAGGTGGCGGTCTACACCAAGGACCGCAGCGACCTGTTCATCCGCATCTGCAGCTATTTCGACAGCAAGAATTTCAGCATCCTGGACGCCAAGATCCAAACCACGCGCCACGGCTACGCGCTCGACTCCTTCCTGATCAGCGCTCCGCTGTTCGCCAAGCACTATCGCGACATCATCAACCTGATCGAGCACGAGCTGACCGCCCTGCTGCAAACCGACAGCGCCTTGCCGGCGGCCTCGCGCGGACGGCTGTCGCGCCTCTCGCGCACCTTCCCGCTGACGCCGACGGTCGACCTGCGGCCGGACGACCGCGGCCAGTACTACCTGCTGTCGATCACCGCCAACGACCGCACCGGCCTGCTGTTTTCGGTCGCCAGCGTATTGGCCAAACACAAGATCAACCTGCATACCGCCAAGATCATGACCCTCGGCGAACGCGTCGAAGACGTCTTCCTGGTGGACGGTAATGCGCTCAACCATGCGCGCATGCAGATCCAGCTGGAGACCGATTTGCTCGATGCTTTGCACATTTAG
- the rpsB gene encoding 30S ribosomal protein S2, which produces MSVTMREMLEAGVHFGHQTRFWNPKMAPFIFGHRNKIHIVNLEKTLGMYQEAMKYIRQLSSNRGNILFVGTKRQAREIVAAEAARSGSPFVDQRWLGGMLTNFKTIKTSIKRLKEMEASIEDGSVEKLSKKEGLMFQRELIKLQKAIGGIKDMGGIPDAIFVIDVGYHKGAITEAAKLGIPVIGVVDTNHSPDGVTYVIPGNDDSSKAIALYARGVADAILEGRANAVNDVVEAIKGAAGDEFVEVNDQA; this is translated from the coding sequence ATGTCCGTAACAATGCGTGAAATGCTGGAAGCCGGTGTCCACTTCGGTCACCAAACTCGTTTCTGGAACCCAAAGATGGCGCCGTTCATCTTCGGTCACCGCAACAAGATTCACATCGTCAACCTGGAAAAAACCCTGGGCATGTACCAAGAGGCGATGAAGTACATCCGCCAATTGTCGTCCAACCGCGGCAACATCCTGTTTGTCGGCACCAAGCGCCAAGCGCGCGAAATCGTTGCTGCTGAAGCAGCACGTTCGGGTTCGCCTTTCGTCGACCAACGCTGGTTGGGCGGCATGCTGACCAACTTCAAGACCATCAAGACATCGATCAAGCGCCTGAAAGAAATGGAAGCTTCGATTGAAGACGGTTCGGTTGAGAAGCTGAGCAAAAAAGAAGGCCTGATGTTCCAACGTGAGCTTATCAAGCTGCAAAAAGCTATCGGCGGCATCAAGGACATGGGCGGCATTCCTGACGCAATTTTCGTGATCGACGTCGGCTACCACAAGGGCGCCATCACTGAAGCCGCTAAACTGGGTATTCCAGTTATCGGCGTGGTTGACACCAACCACTCGCCAGACGGCGTGACTTATGTCATTCCTGGCAACGACGACTCGTCCAAGGCAATCGCTTTGTACGCTCGCGGTGTTGCCGATGCCATCCTGGAAGGCCGCGCCAATGCAGTGAACGACGTAGTTGAAGCCATCAAGGGCGCAGCTGGCGACGAATTCGTTGAAGTTAACGACCAGGCGTAA
- the tsf gene encoding translation elongation factor Ts, which yields MAAITAALVGELRAKTDAPMMECKKALTEAGGDMDKAEEILRVKLGGKASKAASRVTAEGVVAAYIAGGVGALVEVNCETDFVTKNDDFLALANACAKLVAEKNPADVAALSALPLDGSTVEETRAALIGRIGENMSIRRFTRFDTAAKLVSYLHGTRIGVMVEFDGADEQVGKDVAMHIAAMKPVSLSSEQVPADLIEKERSVATLKAAESGKPADIAAKMIEGSVQKFLKEVSLLNQTFVKNDKQTVEQMLKATNTSVKAFTMFVVGEGIEKKQDDFAAEVAATVAAAKQA from the coding sequence ATGGCGGCAATTACAGCAGCACTGGTAGGCGAACTGCGCGCAAAGACTGATGCGCCAATGATGGAATGCAAGAAGGCGCTGACCGAAGCTGGCGGCGACATGGACAAGGCAGAAGAAATCCTGCGCGTCAAACTGGGTGGCAAGGCTTCCAAGGCTGCTTCCCGCGTGACAGCTGAAGGCGTTGTAGCAGCCTACATCGCCGGCGGCGTTGGCGCCCTGGTGGAAGTCAACTGCGAAACCGACTTCGTCACCAAGAACGACGACTTCCTGGCCTTGGCGAATGCCTGCGCCAAGCTGGTTGCAGAAAAAAATCCTGCTGACGTCGCTGCCTTGTCGGCCCTGCCTCTCGACGGCAGCACCGTTGAAGAGACCCGCGCTGCCCTGATCGGCCGTATCGGCGAAAACATGTCGATCCGCCGTTTCACGCGTTTCGACACTGCCGCCAAGCTGGTTTCCTACCTGCACGGCACACGCATCGGCGTGATGGTCGAATTCGACGGCGCTGACGAACAAGTCGGTAAAGACGTGGCCATGCACATCGCTGCGATGAAGCCTGTTTCGCTGTCGTCCGAGCAAGTACCTGCCGACCTGATCGAAAAAGAGCGTTCGGTAGCAACCCTGAAGGCGGCCGAATCCGGCAAGCCTGCAGATATCGCTGCCAAGATGATCGAAGGTTCGGTGCAGAAATTCCTGAAGGAAGTTTCCCTGCTGAACCAGACTTTCGTCAAGAACGACAAGCAGACGGTTGAACAGATGCTGAAGGCGACCAACACCAGTGTTAAAGCGTTCACCATGTTTGTGGTCGGTGAAGGCATCGAGAAGAAACAAGATGACTTCGCTGCAGAAGTTGCAGCGACAGTTGCTGCGGCCAAGCAGGCGTAA
- the pyrH gene encoding UMP kinase: MTKPAYKRVLLKLSGEALMGDDAYGINRATIERMVADVAEVAKLGVELAIVIGGGNIFRGVAPGAQGMDRATADYMGMLATVMNSLALADAMRQIGLTARVMSAISIEQVVEPYVRPKALQYLEEDKVVIFAAGTGNPFFTTDTAAALRGSEIGAEIVLKATKVDGVYSADPNKDPTATRYSHITFDEAITKHLQVMDATAFALCRDQKLPIKVFSIIKPGALKRVILGEDEGTLVHV, encoded by the coding sequence ATGACAAAACCAGCTTACAAGCGTGTTCTCCTGAAACTCTCCGGTGAAGCCCTCATGGGCGATGACGCCTACGGTATCAACCGTGCGACGATTGAGCGCATGGTGGCCGACGTCGCCGAAGTCGCCAAACTGGGCGTCGAACTGGCGATCGTCATCGGCGGCGGCAATATTTTCCGCGGCGTCGCACCTGGCGCCCAGGGCATGGACCGCGCCACTGCAGACTACATGGGCATGCTGGCGACGGTGATGAATTCCCTGGCGCTGGCGGATGCAATGCGCCAGATCGGCCTCACCGCACGCGTCATGTCGGCCATCAGCATCGAACAGGTAGTAGAGCCATACGTGCGCCCTAAGGCGCTGCAATATCTGGAAGAAGACAAGGTTGTCATTTTTGCAGCAGGCACCGGCAATCCGTTTTTCACCACCGACACTGCAGCGGCCTTGCGCGGTTCGGAAATCGGCGCCGAGATCGTCTTGAAGGCGACCAAGGTCGACGGCGTCTATAGCGCCGACCCAAACAAGGATCCGACCGCGACCCGTTATTCGCACATCACCTTTGACGAAGCGATCACCAAGCACCTGCAAGTCATGGACGCCACCGCCTTTGCGCTGTGCCGCGACCAGAAGCTGCCGATCAAGGTGTTTTCGATCATCAAGCCGGGCGCGCTGAAGCGCGTCATCCTGGGCGAAGATGAAGGCACCCTGGTACACGTATAA
- the frr gene encoding ribosome recycling factor — MSIADVKKNTDQRMQKSLETLRADLAKVRTGRAHTGILDHITVDYYGSPANLSQVANVTLIDARTIGVQPFEKKMLAVVEKAIRESDLGLNPSTQGELVRVPTPALTEERRKEMVKLVKGEAEDAKIAIRNIRRDANEGLKKLVKDKECSEDDERRAQDEIQKLTDKFVTEIDKQVVDKEKEILTV; from the coding sequence ATGAGCATTGCTGACGTTAAAAAGAATACTGATCAAAGAATGCAAAAGTCGCTGGAGACTTTGCGGGCCGACCTGGCCAAGGTACGTACCGGTCGCGCCCACACCGGCATCCTTGACCACATCACGGTCGACTATTACGGCAGCCCGGCCAATCTGAGCCAGGTCGCCAATGTCACCCTGATCGATGCGCGCACCATCGGTGTGCAGCCGTTTGAAAAGAAGATGCTCGCAGTGGTCGAAAAGGCCATCCGCGAATCCGATCTCGGCCTGAACCCGTCGACCCAGGGCGAACTGGTGCGGGTGCCGACGCCGGCGCTGACGGAAGAGCGCCGCAAGGAAATGGTCAAGCTGGTCAAGGGCGAAGCGGAAGATGCTAAGATTGCAATTCGCAATATCCGCCGCGACGCCAACGAAGGCTTGAAGAAGCTGGTCAAGGACAAGGAATGTTCGGAAGACGACGAGCGCCGTGCGCAAGACGAAATCCAGAAGCTGACTGACAAGTTCGTGACTGAAATTGACAAGCAAGTGGTCGATAAAGAAAAAGAGATCCTGACCGTTTAA
- the uppS gene encoding polyprenyl diphosphate synthase: MAHTSSTQTLPASPTVPRHVAIIMDGNGRWATSRFLPRVAGHGKGVEAVRAAVEACAARGVEYLTLFAFSSENWRRPADEVSLLMRLFMVALEREVGKMHANGIRLKVVGDLSRFDDKLQQMIDNAERKTAGNTAMTVTVCANYGGRWDVMQAVQKMLAARAASGVSALAGADTFSEDELAQYLAMAYAPEPDLFIRTGGEQRISNFLLWQLAYSELYFTDTYWPDFGADELDKAIASYQQRERRFGRTSAQLVEQAT; this comes from the coding sequence ATGGCCCACACAAGTTCCACGCAAACGCTGCCTGCCAGCCCGACGGTGCCACGGCACGTCGCCATCATCATGGACGGCAACGGCCGCTGGGCCACCAGCCGCTTCCTGCCGCGCGTCGCCGGCCACGGCAAGGGCGTCGAAGCAGTGCGTGCAGCAGTAGAAGCCTGTGCCGCGCGTGGCGTTGAATACCTGACCCTGTTTGCCTTCAGTTCCGAGAACTGGCGCCGCCCGGCCGATGAAGTGTCGCTGCTGATGCGCTTGTTCATGGTGGCGCTGGAGCGCGAGGTGGGCAAGATGCACGCCAACGGCATCCGCCTGAAAGTGGTGGGCGACCTCAGCCGTTTCGACGACAAACTGCAGCAGATGATCGACAACGCCGAGCGCAAGACCGCCGGCAATACCGCCATGACGGTCACCGTCTGCGCCAACTACGGCGGCCGCTGGGATGTCATGCAGGCGGTGCAAAAGATGCTGGCTGCCCGTGCCGCCAGCGGCGTTTCGGCGCTGGCCGGGGCAGATACGTTTTCCGAGGATGAGCTGGCGCAGTACCTGGCGATGGCCTACGCGCCCGAGCCGGACCTGTTCATCCGTACCGGCGGCGAGCAGCGCATTTCCAATTTCCTGCTGTGGCAACTGGCCTACAGCGAGCTTTACTTTACCGATACTTACTGGCCGGATTTCGGCGCCGACGAGCTGGACAAGGCAATTGCCTCCTATCAGCAGCGCGAACGGCGTTTTGGGCGCACCAGCGCGCAACTGGTCGAACAGGCTACCTGA
- the map gene encoding type I methionyl aminopeptidase codes for MTTISIKTAEDIAGMRIAGKLASEVLDYITPFVKAGVTTGELDRLCHEFMTNVQDSIPAPLNYCPPGYTPYPKAICTSVNDVICHGIPGDKVLKNGDVVNLDITIIKHGYHGDTSRMFYVGEPSIMAKRLGDITYECMWLGIAKIKPGAHLGDIGHVIQQHAEKAGYSVVREFCGHGIGKVFHEEPQVLHYGRPGTLERLEAGMIFTVEPMINAGRRDIREMGDGWTIKTKDRSLSAQWEHTVLVTETGYEVLTVSAGTPPPPAFVQQAAAA; via the coding sequence ATGACCACTATTTCCATCAAAACCGCCGAGGACATCGCCGGCATGCGCATCGCCGGCAAGCTTGCCTCTGAAGTGCTCGACTACATCACGCCGTTTGTCAAAGCCGGCGTGACCACCGGCGAGCTGGATCGCTTGTGCCACGAATTCATGACAAACGTACAAGATTCGATCCCGGCCCCGCTCAACTACTGCCCGCCCGGCTATACCCCGTATCCGAAAGCCATCTGCACCTCGGTCAACGATGTCATCTGCCATGGCATCCCGGGCGACAAGGTTCTGAAAAACGGCGATGTGGTGAATCTGGACATCACCATCATCAAGCACGGCTACCACGGCGACACCAGCCGCATGTTCTATGTCGGCGAGCCGTCGATCATGGCCAAGCGCCTGGGCGACATCACCTATGAATGCATGTGGCTGGGGATCGCCAAGATCAAACCCGGCGCGCATCTGGGCGATATCGGCCACGTCATCCAGCAGCACGCCGAGAAAGCCGGCTACAGCGTGGTGCGCGAATTCTGCGGCCACGGCATCGGCAAGGTATTCCACGAAGAGCCGCAAGTCTTGCATTATGGCCGTCCCGGCACGCTGGAACGGCTGGAAGCCGGCATGATCTTCACGGTCGAGCCGATGATCAACGCCGGCCGCCGCGACATCCGCGAAATGGGCGACGGCTGGACTATCAAGACCAAGGATCGCAGCCTCTCCGCGCAATGGGAACACACCGTGCTGGTGACCGAAACCGGCTACGAAGTGCTGACCGTCTCGGCGGGCACGCCGCCGCCGCCGGCATTCGTCCAGCAAGCTGCCGCCGCCTAA